TGAGATAGATACGTTAACATGCTAGACTCTCATGGAGCCTGGCGACAGGGAACTTTTCGGGGTAGAAATATCAGTCTGCCAAGTCATGAGTTGTAAGATTAAATTCAAGGAGCCAACCACGGATCTGATAGCAACTTCAGAAGCCAGGAACCCCATCCCAGTAATCACCCCTCCTCCATGTCCCCATGTCTGAAGCATCAGACAGACTCTTTCAACACTAGTCTGCAATGAGTATGGCAGTCTTTTACAGCAATTCTGTGGAGGAACTAGTTTGACCATATTTAACAGCCCCCctaccccaacacacacacacacacacacacaatcatacctTATTGCTGTGTCCTCAACAATACTTGACACATTCCCATACCAACATCTGACCCTGCCTTTAACACCCACTGCCATTCTGCTAGAACCATTCTGCCATTTCTGTATTGGATAAATATAGCTACCACCCTGTAACACTGCCTTGGACTGCTGGGTTGAGGTATTATTTATACCCTCTGTACAGTAAAACCATCTGGAGAAATCATGTTTGATAACTTTCTCTCAGACATTTGTCCTAAGATAATTGAACATTTGCCATAACGGCCTTTGTCGGGCAGCTGGGATCTTGAAAACTCACTCAAACCATTTGCCATTAATTTTGGGGGCAGTGGCTTGGGACTTTTAGCCCATTTCTCCTCAGGTGTTCTGAAGAGGACTTAACTTCCTCtccaagtttgtttttttacctaAACACTCAAAGATAAAGTTACCATCACGCCTTGCATTTGTCCAACTCACTAAAGCCTTTTGGTTGCCATGGTATTTGTGGTTGCCGTGACTTCAAAGGATCTAAGCATGGCTTAAAGGGGTAAAGCTGTCTTTGAAAACAGTTTCTGTTTTCCACTAGAAAAGCAGGAGTCACTGCAAAAATCTGTTGTCAAATGAATGGAGAAATGTTTGCGGTTCAGCTCTAAAATCCATTCTTTACTTCAGAAGTAAACTGACAAAAGTGTTGATATTTTGTAGTCACAGGCTCATTTGCACATTCTGTGAAATGCTTACCATGATTTGTCATTCTTATTAAGCAGTCCTTAATAAGGATTTTAGGTTACTTGGTCTCAGCTACTTGGCAAATGGCAATCTAATGGCAATCTAGTGGAGTCACAGTGAGAATGAAATCCCATTCCATTCAAATTCCAGTGTCCACATTTTGGTTTGGATTGGGGCCTGGGGATCTGTAGATGTGGAGGTTGGGCTTGTCATCACCTGTTGATCCCTTTCCCCTTTTGTAAACAAATGCAAAGGAAACATTTGGTGCAGAAAGCAGTTGGTTTGGGGTTTATTTTCAGTTACCACTCAggcacaggggaaaaaaatctgattataataaaaaaaagaattgttaAAGTTATACTTACGTGTGGGGAGGGTGAGCTTGTTAAgtgcaagaaaaataaaagtaaatgatGGTTGAGAATAACAAAGCTGATTAGTTCGTTGTTGTCATTCATGTTCTGAATAGATCGCGAATCTAAAGAGCACGATGACCCACTGAAGACCGACACGACCGACGAGCAGCTGCCCCACGCCAAGCTGCCCGTTTACCCCAAGCAAGACCTGATCAACAGCAAGAAGCAAGCCGCCATGCGCAAGGACAAGAAAAAGCAGCAGGAGAAGCTGAGGTCCGTCGGCTCGCCGGACTACTCGCCGCTCCCCATCGACAAACACGAGACCGAGTTTGTAAGTTGGCACCAGGGGGCATATGGGGAGGCGGGGCCTGTGCCCATTCACAAGTGTCTAATGAAGCGATGTGATGTGTGCTGCATTTGGTACAGGGCCCTTGCAGGAGGAAGCTGGACGGGATCATCAGGGGACTGAAAGACACCTCCCGTGTCATggctctatctctctatctgcccAACTGTGACAGGAAGGGTTTCTTCAAGCGCAAGCAGGTGTGAACTGTGTCTCCTGTTGTTCAGCTTGGGACAATTCACAAGTCATGTCACATCTTAGAGAAATGGATGTTCAGGCAATGCTAGACTagtgtttgttatgttttatttcattttcgcTCCATATGGTCAGAGCCGTGCTGTAAGTGATGGGTATCCAGTACTTTTCCATAGTAGTCATCTAACCACACTCCCCATCTTGCCTTTTTATCCACTCCCTCCCCAAAcccctctccccaccccctgCAGTGCAAGCCCTCACGCGGCCGAAAGCGAGGCATCTGCTGGTGCGTGGACAAATACGGTGTGCAGCTGCCGGGCACCGACTACAGCGGAGGAAACATCCAGTGCAAGGACCTggagaacagcaacaacaacaacgagtGAGGAGGGACCGTCCGGATCGCCGGGCCCAAGGCTcccttccttctttccttccCACCTGTCCACCCGCCAGACATGCTGAGATTTGATgcgaaaagaaagaaaaaacaaaccaacaaattgaacaaaaactaaaagctaaactgagggaaaaaaacaggagtctttttttttttgactgagcACTCATCTCCAAGCCAGAggacccagccaatcagaaggcCTCTGAGGCATCCATTTTAAGAGCTGGGTCCCagcaaatgatttttaaaaatatatacatgcaattatatattttttatagaaGTTGGGGTTTGAGCACCATACTGTTAACATACAGCAAAAAGAGTATATGGCATGTTGAATATTAGCAGGGCTATCTTAATCTTTTACATCTTTGAATTCGAGGTGTTAAAGGAGATAGCTAGAACTTTTACTATTGGAAGAACTATTGTAATTTTTGTTTCGTTttccaaaagaaagaaaaagcgATAGGGATGTGCTTATGAGGCTGTCTCTTATCTGGCTGTGTGGTCCTGTCAGAGCACTTACTCATTGGGGAACCTGCTTGGAAACGTGTAACTTCACCAAGTtcagtgtatgcgtgtgtgaatgCGCACGCATGTTAAAGAAAAACAGCGTTTTTTCATAACGCATTTTATAAAAGCACGtccctttttcttatttttcagaCCATGAATTTTGTGGCCAGTCCACCTGCCCCCAGCGCCCCGTGAGCGGCTCTAGAGCAGGCTCAATGATGGTGCCCTCCATCCCATCTCGCAGctttgaagaaaaacaaaggcgGCGTAGAAACGAAAGCGCGTGCGGCCGGCCCGTTTCCGCGGACGCGAGACTCGGTAGCCTGCATGGAATGCCAACTGTGCCTAAGTAAGCCGGCGCCGGTGACCGGGCAAAGGGAGAGCCGACAGGCCGACGGCTCTCGACCGCGCGCCCGGCTTCGGTCACGTCCGCAAATTCTCAGATTCCTCGCGAGGTGGACGAAAGAAACGTCCTCCGCAAAAAATCTTTTTGGCACCGAGTTCTGGCATTCGCAGTAAAACGTTTAAGGAAGTATCGGCGTCAAACGTGGGACACGTGGTGTTAGTTAAGCTTGAAATAGCTTCCAAGATGCTAATGCTAGAATCTCCCCTGCCTTTGAGTTTGAAGAAATGTTTATGATCACCTTCCCGAGCGATCGCGTGCTCCTTTTCCGTGACGACGTAGTCTTCGACGCATTTCCGTTGTTTTCTCTGCCTTCAGTGAAGTATTGACTGCCCACTTTTGAGCCATTTTCTTAGACGAAGTGATCTCACTGAAGTAGATAAAACCTTTTCACGATGTTACCTTTAACTGTAGATTAacgaatgtttttttttttttttttcctttctaacaaacaaaagaactgGTGCTTGGAAAAGGAACTGCGCGTTTTAGCGTGTTGCTTGTTTTGCATTGTTGCATCCACCCTGTCACTTTGAAGCCTTGGTCATTTTAATGCAGGTTTTCCCAAACGTTCACGTCAACcaacctctttttttttctataggCCACAATCATTTACTGTTCGTTTTGGTCAGTCAACGCAATACGCGCAACTGcaacttttgtttttaagggGCAATACAGAAAAATAAGACGCATCTAGTACCAAGTCATTCAATGTTTTatgagtctttgtgtgtgtctcagtgcctttttacatacaaatacatttgaatagtGATGTGAACGTTACACAGTAGCCAAGGGGTTAAAACTTGTTAAACTTTTTGTATTGATGAGGGacctcaatcacacacacacattaaaaaaataaaaataaattatatatatatatatatatatatatatatatatatattcatgcgcgcacgtgtgtgtaataGGACACCAAAAAGATATTCCATCACGCATTTAAAACACCTATTAGAATCACTCCCTGTGATGAGGCAATTAATGATAGAAGCAAGGCAATGAATGATAGGAGCAATGATTTGAGCTTTTCCTCTATCAGCTCAACTTAGTGGGtacatctctgtctctcatttttgtgtttttcttttttaactctATGAATAAGCTGATTAATGATTTGACAGAGACTGCAATGTATGTAATCGCTgaagagagtaatttaatttttttttattttattttattttattttttttaccagtcAAGCTACATATTAACAGGGATACACGGAGGCCTGAGTggccagctccagctccagctggtGTTTCCCTCAGAGGAAAGCAGTGAGAAAAGCCATTCCCTGCCACAGTGGTTCCGCTCAGATCTTATTACACAACTCCTGTGATCATAGTTTCATGGCTGGGAGGGGCCAGTAATGCTCAATACAATGAGATTGAGAAGCTACATCAGTGAGCTTGACTCCAGGGCTTCTCTGTTACACATAGCtactatattatatttaaaaaaaaaaaaaacttatcaCTCCTGTGTTGTCTCACAGGTAGACAAAGAACCACAGGTCCCCAGAATGGACcactggtgtgtctgtatgaaatAATGTGCGATAAGGGACTCTCTGAAGGTGTggcgagagaatgagagagagagaaagaaagagatagcgATAAAGAGAGAGGGCGAAAGTGGGTGTGTTCGTCAGGCCGCGGGTTAATCAGACCTTGGCGTGTGGTTGACGTGAGTCATTGAAGAGGTGCAGTTCCCTCTGTTTTTGCACAGAAGGCCTCAAGGGTGGAGGTCAGCACAGAGCGAGTTCGGTGTGCCAGCTTCGCCCGGGTCCTGATCCGTGCTCATCGCCCCCTCccagattttttgtttttcttaattaaaaaaGCAGCTTGCACTTatgcatttttcttattttgccACGTGACAGCTTCCTCCTAGTAGTGCTGACACAAAAGCAAACCTCAGTTCaggtggaggagaagcagaTGCAGGCCTCAAACACAAACCCTGCCTGGGGATTTTTCGACAGGGGCTTAGCGGCCCGAGCCCGACAACCACCTCTTCgtctggtgggggggggggggggggagagttATATACAGCTATTGATCTCAGTCCAATCTCCATCTACTCTTACAGCTTCCAGACTATGCGCCTCAGCAGCATccggggagagggagagaaggtgagagcCCTAGGCGGTGATCTAGCTCTGGGCCTCACTATGCCCATCAGAGGGCAGAAGAAGAACACACACCATAGCACACATCACAGTAGAAACCGCTAGCAGGCTTAGGCTTACGGGGTTCTCGGAATCTGTGGGACAGGTCCAAGCAACTGGTGGAAAATCGATGACTACTCGTAACCAACGTAAAAGGCTGTAGGAAATGTTTGTCCATGGTTTGGATGTTCTAAACATTTGAATCTTGTGACAGGGAGGCAATATTATTTTGTTCctagtgcttttttttgtttgttaactGGTGTATTGAAACAATGATGTTCTCATCAACCAAAgacaatgctttaaaaaatattttattctgaaTTATGAAGTCAGACTGATTCTGGTCATTGAAACAGAAAAGGCATCTTTGATTTGCTGAGATTCTTTAATCACATTGTTAAGTGTGATCAATAATGGAGAGAACAGTCCCATCAAACCACTACAGGCTGGAGTGTTGCTTAGTGCCTTCGCCAGATTCCGAATCTCCAAGGTGACTAGATGAACACAATATTCACACAACTCATACTGATACAGTAGTACTACAGCTTTCTTTCTGAATGCATAacagtttttcttcttcttgtttttttgtttaatctttttttgtgGATGAGAAAAGACTTGATGATAGATTGATCACCCTGACATGTGGCCTAACCTCAGCATTTGAAAAAACACCCCATTTGTGGCAGGAGGACCGTGAAAATGTTCAGCATTGGAACtcttaataaaaacaaataaagaaaaaaaatctcaaattaTTAAGAAAGTGAATATCACTGTGTAATATTTATTCAACTTGTAATTTATGTACTCTTTTaacctttgtcttttttttgttatgaCAAAGCATTATTTAAATAAGTTATGTATTCATTTAAGCTCTTGTGGTTAGTTCCTTTCTTACAAAACTGATTTGTGTAAAATTAGTGACTTCCGCTTGTtctaaaaaaaaggaaaaaagcagcTGGACCATATTTAAactacataaaaaataataataaggtaTACACATGCAGGTTAGTCCTTTGCATTTGCAAACAGATAAGTGCTAACATCTAAAAGTGAAAATAATCCCATGTTGTGCACTTAACAAAGTGGTATGTTTATTATTAAGTTCCATATAAGAAGTGATTTTTCCTAATAGTAGCTGCAGCAGAGATAGTAGTGATAGTAACGCCTTGCTATTAGTTTGATAGGAATTGtctaattgttttgttttgctattaGTTAATGTAATGCTACTGATATTGTTGACAGGCTAGGGTGGGAAAATGGCATAGAATGACTAAACATTTCAGGTTTATTTTTAGCAAAGAATTTGTACATTAAAGGCCTGCCTGGAGGCTAGTCACCTGGTTCCCAGCAGAAAGCAAAGAAACTGCACAGGAACTAGGAAGCCATTTAGCATGAGTGCCAACATCAAGGGGGAAACTTAGACCAACACAAGGGAAAAACTCACCAGTCAAATTAGAGAGGCAGTCACCTCCTCCGGTCAATTCTGAGGGGCCTTGTTGTGGAAATCACACCTTTTACCCTTTTCCAGACAGATTATCTTAAGATAGTAGTAGGCAGGGTTGGATGAAGAATCTTCAAGTTGACATTTTCTGAACTGAAATGTCAGCAATAAATGCAATTTGTGTGGACCCTGCAAAAGTCTTCACCTTGTCCCAGGGTAAGGGGGAGGAAGGGGCAAGTCTTTTGAAACGGAGTGGCCAGACATGGTGTGATCCAGGCAACATTAAGGCAGCAGCCTTCACCTCATGTGCTGCTGATACCAGTGCTGGGTATGTGTTTGCACTGCTTACTGCATgtatgtgagtctgtgtgtgtgtgtgtgtgtgtgtatgccagtGTAGGAGGATGGGTGGGTCTTTTTGTCTAGTGTTCAGCTACTGCCTTCCTTCCAAGGATAACTGATAACTGAGGCTTACAAAAGCCAGATGTGACTTATCGCAGTGCTCCCTCTTGAACTAATATGGGGCAGATCAAGAGCAGAGCAATGGGCGCAGGATGAAATGTGCAGAGGATTCGATCTGCAAGGCAGTGAACATTACAATTACCACTGCCTTCAAAGAATCTAACAACTGCACATTAGACTTCCAAAGCATCCGCACCCCTTTAGTACTTAATTAGGCCAACTACTATGGATAGCTACATGTGCTTTTAGCTACCATGCCTAAAAAATGATCAGTCTAGTTGTTGCACCTATGACTCAGAAAGGTCAACTGCAAGCACAcattaaataaatcagtaaattaaaaatgattaaaatatttaatgcattttctttacTTGTTTAAAGTCATATATTGACCCACATCATATAGagatcaaaataaaatgatcattgttattattaccattatttttaaacactctcATTGAAATAGACCCATCAAAAAAACACAGATGGTACTGCCTGCACTATATCGCAATACACAACATCTGTTCATACAAATGAATTGGGTGCTTCTGTCAGAATTTGTATTCTTTTCACAGACCTCTCCTGTCATTCTGTTTTCAACATTTtcgcctttgtgtgtgtgtgtggggggggggggggcgggggggggggggtgggggtaaggTCAATTGCAGGCAAATACACCTCCACCTGCAGTATACACTAGCCGGCTCGACTGCAATCTTTCTAAGAAAAAGCTCGAACAATGTAAACAACTGCTCTTGCTGCTGGCTTCATCCAATCTTTTTGCATGAATCATAACTGAAAGAAGCAAAAACCAGTAAAACTGAGAGGTTTGAAAATAGTACGTTTATTCATATTGCAATTTATTACAggactttaaaaatatttgctgGTACGCATGCATTTATGGATTTCTCAATCCCATTCTAAATTAGAGGCAGGCACTTTTTATTTACCGACTATTCCAGTGAGAACAGGTGCAAAAGCAGGCTGCGTCTGATGGTCACCAGTAAAGCTCACTATCTGATGTGGATGTGCCATCAGGTACTCAGTGACACACAGTGTaacaaaaagcaggaaaaagagcAAATGCGAGAGAGCAATGGTGGGATGAACGTGCTTAGGAATGTCCCTGCTGTCCAAGCGTGGCTCTCCAAACACAGTGAGCAGCTCACACAGTTTTATACGGCAACAGATGACAAACACtgcttcactctctctgtctactgGAATGGTCTGGAACCCCtctgcatgcgcacacacacacacacacacacacaccacacacacacacacacacacacacacacacacacacacacacacacacacacatagacacacagacacattcaacaAATTATTTCACCCTGTTAGGACAACTTGGGCAAATCAATATGCCCAAAAATCACAGGGATTGGTTTCGCTTTGTTTTCAAACTAGGCCAGCTGGCTACTACGGTAGACTTAAACTACCGTAAAATTTACTTTATCACTGGAGGGCATGCAACAATCTATTTCAGAAACCAACCTAAACGAAAAAGTCATGGCCAGTGTCTCAGCAAGCTCTCTGCTGGAACTTTAAAAAATCCCATTTTAAACCCTGCATTGGGGAGCAGAGTTAAGACGAAGCCAGACTGTAGCACCATAACATCATctacagaaaagaaaatctacAAAAGCTAAATTAAAAGGTGGCTGTGCACAGTAAAACCATATGAGTTACTGGAGGTTACTATGGGTATCTGAGAGCTGAACTTACAGAGATCCAAACCGCATTTGTTTACAATCAATCAAGCTTAATAAGCTGTTATTTCTGGGGTCCAGTCAttctgagctgctctgtgctgtgttttggagAGAGGAAACAAGAAGGTACGGtacgtacagacagacaaacagacagacaggacagacaaGATCACATTTCACAAGACTGAATAAGATCCAATTTTGGATAATCACAGGCCTGGTCCTTCTATTGTCCCTACTGGTCACCAATAATAGCCCTGGTCCTGCTAATGTCCCTACTGAACACCAATCATAGCCCTGGTCCTGCTAATGTCCCTACTGAACACCAATCATAGCCCTTGTCCTTCTAAATGCTAAACAGATCTAACCAGGAAATGTGCTGACATGTGCTCAGCAATCTCACTCACTTGGAATCCCTTTACACAAGTGTACAGCCCCATTCTTCTCCACTAACCCCAGCAAAAACCCTCTGCTCTGAGGCCACTCCTCTGGCCCCACCCTTGGAAGATGTCAAATAGCTTTGTAAAGCATGGCCCATCTGCATTACAGGCATGTATTTGCAaacttgtgtttatttataggAACTTAACCCACTTAGTATCCCATTTGTCAATGTCAGCCTGGTGTCCTAATCTCAACCTCTGTCAGCACGTCATTAGTAACTACCTCCCTCTgctaatcccccccccccccccaaaaaaaaaaaaaaaaaaccccacataccCTCTACTCCTCCAACTTTCTGCTAAACCTGAACACTGCAGGTAAGGCCTCTCTACTACCGAAGACGCAGCTCCGCACACTTAGGGTTGGGCGGAGGAGGGGTTGTGCTTGGGCCAGTCAGAAGGAGGAAGCAGACaggaaaaaatgtttctgaaaacaaGTAATCAGCACTGGTGCACTCATAGTCACAATGCATCGTGAACAGCCGTGAAAAAAGTAACTAAAAATGATATTGCTCCAGCTAAAACAGCATACATTAGTATAGCAATAAG
This region of Electrophorus electricus isolate fEleEle1 chromosome 2, fEleEle1.pri, whole genome shotgun sequence genomic DNA includes:
- the igfbp5b gene encoding insulin-like growth factor-binding protein 5b yields the protein MLHICFVLVTFFLGLSQCFGSYVPCEPCDQKALSMCPPVPVGCQLVKEPGCGCCLTCALSEGQACGVYTGTCTHGLRCLPRNGEEKPLHALLHGRGVCTNEKGYKPLHPPIDRESKEHDDPLKTDTTDEQLPHAKLPVYPKQDLINSKKQAAMRKDKKKQQEKLRSVGSPDYSPLPIDKHETEFGPCRRKLDGIIRGLKDTSRVMALSLYLPNCDRKGFFKRKQCKPSRGRKRGICWCVDKYGVQLPGTDYSGGNIQCKDLENSNNNNE